Part of the Zingiber officinale cultivar Zhangliang chromosome 6A, Zo_v1.1, whole genome shotgun sequence genome, TCAACTCTCACTTGACTTCTTTACTTAAACTATATGTAACTAGATGTCTAGTATGGTCTGATCAGTTGAGGCACTTGGTTGGGATAATTGATATTTAACTTCATACTCCATTGTACTTCATTGTTAATTACGAAATCAGATTTTGAGTTCAGCCCGACCGAAGGGTCTGATCGGATAAGCCTTTGGTTTAACATTCACGGTTCGTCCGACCTGGAGGATCAGCGGGACCTTCCCTACCTTCTCTTATTCTAAATGATGTTACCTACTCCTTCACTTTGATTTCTATGTCAACCCACCTCTTAAATTTTAACCCACCTCAAAGGGAGCACCTTAAATACCGTATCACAGTTGATGATCCTGATCCTAAGCAGTGTTGATTACATTCAACAGATCTGATTATATATCCTTTTAATTAATTCAGGGGACTTGAGTGCATGTGTATTTTCATACTAGTTTGATAGATTTGTCGAATGATTTTTTATTGCTCATACAAAACAAAAAAGGCACAACTAACACTGAATGTATTTTACTGAtcaggtggtggtggtggcgaGAGAGAAGCCTCTGTGGCAAAGGCTTCTTTGTTCTGAACGATGAGATGCAGCAGGAAGTCCATGAAAGCTAGCACAATGGCTTTGTGGTTCTTCCGCTGGTTCACCTTCAAGTAGCAGTGCAGGAGCTCCTGAAGACTGTGCCACTCTCGCAGCTCCAACGCGGTCACCATCTCCTCCATGGAGGCTCTGAAATCACGGTAAGGATCCGTGGAATGCACGGACAGCATGACGCTCTTCTCGTACAACAAGTGATCTGATCGCTCTCCCTTCTTCGACTTGGCCTCCTCCATGATCGACTTCGTGGTGTGCGGGGAAAAGAATAATCTCTCCCAACGCTTCACAGTTCCAGATGAAGATGCAATGGCGGCGGCGGCAGTGGCgacgtcctcctcctcctctgcctCGTGGAGATAGCTTTGTTCCACGAATTTGGCTATGTGACCTTTGACACTCGTGAGGTGGGTAGCTTGGAGATCTTTCATGGAAGACTTGAGCTTTTCCATCATTCCACTTCATGTTGATGGGGAGAGCTCCGGGAGATTCATATAGGAGCACTTCAAGTTTGCTCAACTCCCTTAATTAGCTTCAACAAATGGGAGGTTTTAATGATGGATTTCTACCGGATACAACAAGCGTTGCAGGTAAAGCAGCCGCAGGCTACTTCTCAGTGTTGACGATAAAATACGTCCATAGCGGGACTCATGAGTTCACATAAATTGGGCAGTTTCACTCGGTCACGCTTGCTCGAGGTAAATGGAAGAGCAGTATAACAAGACTTCTGCAAATATATTTCATTTCCGGATATCGACCTCAATGAAGGAAAATGCCTAGCAGAGGTATTCTGTCTTCCCAATTTGTCTATTGGATAGCCAAAACAACACTATAATAATGGCAAAAGTTTTGTTAAAAGCAAGAGAAAATCCAATAGAATCGGTGGATTTACATTTACAGCATCACGGAATCTCTGTATATGGAAATCAAGAAACTGAGTAAAAGTATTTCAGTCTTTTGGCATACCTTGTGAAACTCCAACGTATCGCCGCCAGTTTTACAGAGCTCGACCATGTGAAGAGGTGCTAAATTATGTTAGGATTCAGTAGGCATCAAGTATAGAAACCCAAAAGGTGTAGTTTAATATTTTCCCATCTCGTTGgaataaaattctattaaaaaacatatatatatatatatatatataaagtaattTGTTTACTCCAATATCTTTGTCAATTCATCCTTAGATCAATATCTAAAAAGTAAATCATGAATGATTACTAACCATTAGTATATGTGCTAAGATATGAATGAAGACATACTCAACGCATCCAATTTCGATCCAAAATCTTATATAATAATACTTTACTCGTAACTTGAATTAAGACACCTAATGAACTAACTAGATCTCATTGCTTGCATTAGCTATTCCAAATTCATTGTAGTAATAAATTATCGAACAagatctcatatatatatatatatatatatatatatatatatatatatatatatatatatatatatatatatatatatatatatatatatatataataaatatatatatatatatatatatatatatatggtgatTGAAGACCAATAGGTGAGGCACCAAATCCAAGGTTAGAcaaaaataactttaataaaaaaaattaaataaatgtaTAAATATATTAGAGCCAGCAATATTAAACTCACACAAAGACCTGATCCAACCTGAAACATGATACCCTTTatgtagataattttttttaattaaaatattaatggcTCTTATTCCATAAAGATTCTTTAGAGAGCTAAAGTAAattttacatttaaaaaaaaaaatctttttaagaaAGCATAATTATTTCCTTCTAGGAACAACAATCAgaattttcagaaaaatattGATGAATTTGACTGTATTTGCAAGAAGACCCTTTGCCATTCAGAAAAGCAGAATCAAACAAAAAAAGATGATCCaacaaaagatatgaaaataataataataataaaacagtaGAATTTATCATCTGTTTTTCAAACAAATTTCCCAAATTGAAACCTTGTGATCTGGAAATGAGTTCTAAGGCATTCATTGACTCTGgcttttccttcttttctgttACAAGATGTTCCTGGattatataacaaaaaaaaaaagaattcacTCTAAGAAATAATAATTGGATTCGTCCATATTTTGACATCAGAAGCTAACATCGCTTGTAATTAGGTGTCAATGGTCGTGCCTGAGTCGATCTGACTTGATCGAACATGCAAGACTGGCCAAGGGTAAAACTAGCCTTATTTTCTTAGCTAAAGCAACACGTCAACCTATTTGACATCTCTACTTAAACTAGGCAAACATACTCCTTTATGTTTAGTAACTACCTCTGAATTATTGGAgacaaacatcaatatcatcaagGCTCACATCTTCACCGTGTTCAAAAGATGGTGGCCTAtatcctttcttgaaccattcaTCTGATAAAATTTCTGGAATTGTTATTCTCTGTGTCAAAAGGGCAAGGAAAATAAGTTCCAAAGCCAAGAAACACTCGCATTTCCAAAAAATAATTACTGCAACTTCTTGATTAACTGGTTTAAGAAATCAAGTAACATAATCAGAACTTACAGTTAAAGAATTTGGATCTAGAATAAGCGCAATTAATTTCTTTGCACCTGATGAGAACCAAGCTGGAAATGAATAATCTGGCTTACAGATCTGTGGTGTAGGTGAATTAAGATGATACTCAGAAATAGGGAAACATGGATTTTATTATAAGAAAAACAATGATGAATCTACTGATATAGCATTTACTTCTTTTTTTTATACAAAATCATGTTGTCTGCCCATCAAAAGGCAAGTATCCAGCCATAAGGACAAACAGTAGTACACCACATGACCATATATTTGATGTTGTACCTTTTGGACAATCTGTTACTGGAGATATTAGAAAATTAACTGAATTGTAATtatacaaaatcaattctaatttatatatcgagatgacctgagctgataatatCAGGCTGTCAGCGGGGGATGATTTCTGCTAATTGCTGAGTGCAGACAGAACACCGAGTTCGAGTAGCAAAGTCTGAGTGGACAAAGCGGCCGAACGGGCGAAGGGACCGAGGCCTGCGGTAGTCgtaatttccttgaaacagatttacCCCACCTCTggttgtgcttcgaggtttcCTTGGGTCGTCTGTTTACCAGGATACAACGGAAAAACCACGAACGCAACCAAGCACTGAttgttcgtggcgaactgagaatgcacttgAGTGTTATCACGAGTAGTTCAGTCGAGCGGATGCACGATTGAGAGAAGAATCGGGGAACaaaggtggaggaattctcttgctttcGCTTCTCTTACACATCtctctttgctcaagatccaacctccttatataggagctcttaccttgcctgcaataaatgattaaattatgatcatttaatgttGGGGTTAACAACGTCATTAATGATTTAATGTtttattaatgtcgagacgttacgaaatcattattaatgagtttaatatcgccattaatactgagacgttatgaaatcaccattaatgactttaatgtcgtcattaatatcgagacgttacagaatcacctttaatttcacattaatgcttccGTTACACTCTTGAACATGTAGCAAAAAGAGATTCAAGTGGAAATATATTAGTTTATTcttttgggcaaattttgcctggATCGGTCCGACATTAGACATGcgcaggtcgtgctcgcacacgagtcaaccttAGTTCAGTATAATCcgagccctggatttgcacccacccctgcgcactcacacgtgagagagtctctccccatgtatATGTTGCAACATCAATGCATgtatcataatttaaaccaacaataaagccaagagacttctaatgtgggattaaacccatgcacaatagagtctcttggtctccacctctttattccattcacatttccaacaatcccccacatgaatggaaaataGTGTATATGATAGCATTCAACAATTGAGTCAAATAtatgataggtaggttttaccctttgaac contains:
- the LOC121995012 gene encoding transcription repressor OFP13-like is translated as MMEKLKSSMKDLQATHLTSVKGHIAKFVEQSYLHEAEEEEDVATAAAAIASSSGTVKRWERLFFSPHTTKSIMEEAKSKKGERSDHLLYEKSVMLSVHSTDPYRDFRASMEEMVTALELREWHSLQELLHCYLKVNQRKNHKAIVLAFMDFLLHLIVQNKEAFATEASLSPPPPPDQ